The Vitis riparia cultivar Riparia Gloire de Montpellier isolate 1030 chromosome 10, EGFV_Vit.rip_1.0, whole genome shotgun sequence genome includes a region encoding these proteins:
- the LOC117922997 gene encoding protein PYRICULARIA ORYZAE RESISTANCE 21-like isoform X2 codes for MKLKVVNLGCKRCYKKIKKLLFKFPEIQDQTFIEKEDTVIIKVVCSYPEMIRTKLFYKGSDTIKSIEVIPPEKPPPPPRPRPPTPVRTPVPEYPEFIYPIGVYCKSCYGGRDGGPYHHGYGIQHQPPSYNEYVRPVPSYDGWASGCRCDRSYGCRSEFDIEENPTCTIM; via the exons ATGAAGCTGAAGGTTGTTAATCTAGGGTGTAAACGCTGCtacaagaagatcaagaaactGCTCTTTAAATTTCCTG AAATACAAGACCAGACTTTCATTGAGAAGGAAGACACGGTGATAATCAAAGTAGTATGCAGCTACCCTGAGATGATCAGAACGAAGCTTTTCTACAAAGGTAGCGATACCATCAAGAGTATCGAGGTTATACCACCCGAGAAGCCACCGCCACCGCCACGGCCACGGCCACCGACACCGGTGCGAACTCCAGTACCAGAGTATCCAGAATTCATCTATCCAATTGGAGTGTACTGTAAGTCATGCTATGGGGGACGTGATGGTGGCCCCTACCACCATGGATATGGGATTCAGCACCAACCACCATCTTATAATGAATATGTAAGGCCAGTGCCATCCTATGATGGCTGGGCTTCTGGGTGTCGCTGTGACAGAAGCTATGGTTGCCGCAGTGAATTCGATATTGAAGAAAATCCCACATGCACCATCATGTGA
- the LOC117922997 gene encoding protein PYRICULARIA ORYZAE RESISTANCE 21-like isoform X1: MTEVTKMKLKVVNLGCKRCYKKIKKLLFKFPEIQDQTFIEKEDTVIIKVVCSYPEMIRTKLFYKGSDTIKSIEVIPPEKPPPPPRPRPPTPVRTPVPEYPEFIYPIGVYCKSCYGGRDGGPYHHGYGIQHQPPSYNEYVRPVPSYDGWASGCRCDRSYGCRSEFDIEENPTCTIM, translated from the exons ATGACAGAG GTTACGAAAATGAAGCTGAAGGTTGTTAATCTAGGGTGTAAACGCTGCtacaagaagatcaagaaactGCTCTTTAAATTTCCTG AAATACAAGACCAGACTTTCATTGAGAAGGAAGACACGGTGATAATCAAAGTAGTATGCAGCTACCCTGAGATGATCAGAACGAAGCTTTTCTACAAAGGTAGCGATACCATCAAGAGTATCGAGGTTATACCACCCGAGAAGCCACCGCCACCGCCACGGCCACGGCCACCGACACCGGTGCGAACTCCAGTACCAGAGTATCCAGAATTCATCTATCCAATTGGAGTGTACTGTAAGTCATGCTATGGGGGACGTGATGGTGGCCCCTACCACCATGGATATGGGATTCAGCACCAACCACCATCTTATAATGAATATGTAAGGCCAGTGCCATCCTATGATGGCTGGGCTTCTGGGTGTCGCTGTGACAGAAGCTATGGTTGCCGCAGTGAATTCGATATTGAAGAAAATCCCACATGCACCATCATGTGA